The following coding sequences are from one Trypanosoma brucei gambiense DAL972 chromosome 2, complete sequence window:
- a CDS encoding mitochondrial carrier protein, putative yields the protein MSSEHAAVVGSRKTSSRATAAGIAGVMEIGLFHPFDTVAKRLMSHHGPILCRPISASFCTVNEIIFRAKAHASAWEKLLYLYPGSTYAVGYKVLQRVYKLAGQPIVRDHLKCHYDRGFDNVFGRHSRLAMEAVAGSIVGGGEVLLLPLDRLKVLSQTNESALGRGVVELVRREGVRGMYAGTLVTAMRNVPGTFCLFGGAAFTKESIFRLEDFSKASFFQNMCASGVGACLAIAVTNPMDVIKTRVQNKDPGSTLTGLVVFRKLLREEGLTALAKGITPKIIASAPKLVFAYSMTEFLLQLLEGEKRGVVRH from the coding sequence ATGTCATCCGAACACGCAGCGGTGGTAGGGTCGAGAAAAACCAGCTCCCGAGCAACTGCAGCTGGTATTGCTGGTGTGATGGAGATTGGCCTCTTTCATCCTTTTGACACGGTGGCGAAACGCCTGATGAGTCACCACGGCCCTATTCTTTGCAGACCTATTAGCGCTAGTTTTTGTACGGTTAACGAAATTATCTTCCGTGCTAAGGCACATGCCAGTGCATGGGAGaaattattatatttatatccCGGTTCCACATATGCTGTGGGTTATAAGGTGTTGCAACGTGTGTACAAACTCGCTGGGCAACCCATCGTGCGTGATCATCTTAAATGCCATTATGACCGGGGTTTCGATAATGTTTTTGGACGTCACAGTCGTCTCGCAATGGAGGCTGTTGCAGGAAGtattgttggtggtggtgaagtgTTATTATTGCCACTGGATCGACTGAAGGTGTTGAGCCAAACAAATGAATCGGCGCTGGGGCGTGGCGTTGTGGAGTTGGTGCGACGTGAAGGTGTACGAGGAATGTACGCTGGCACATTAGTGACTGCAATGCGCAATGTGCCCGGCaccttttgtcttttcggTGGCGCCGCCTTCACGAAGGAGTCCATATTTCGACTGGAAGACTTTAGTAAGGCGAGCTTCTTCCAAAACATGTGTGCATCTGGCGTGGGTGCTTGTTTAGCAATTGCAGTAACAAATCCCATGGATGTTATTAAGACACGTGTGCAGAATAAAGATCCGGGCTCAACGCTTACGGGACTGGTAGTGTTCCGGAAGTTGCTGCGCGAGGAGGGACTCACCGCTCTGGCAAAGGGGATAACACCAAAGATAATTGCCTCAGCACCAAAGCTTGTATTTGCATACAGCATGACGGAGTTTTTGCTTCAACTactggagggggaaaaaagaggggtggTTCGGCATTAA